In Salvelinus alpinus chromosome 30, SLU_Salpinus.1, whole genome shotgun sequence, a single genomic region encodes these proteins:
- the LOC139560638 gene encoding chloride channel protein 2-like isoform X11, with protein sequence MAVESPEVEDDMTTNEIAEWEEQQLDEPVDFNNCKIDPAPFQLVEQTSLHKTHTIFSLLGLDHAYVTSIGRLVGVVSLRELRKAIEGSVTVTGVKVRPPLASFRDSGNNTTSVSEVTELHKLWNRHRELSLPREPTPPDQLDDIYQESPVHFTQDQSDLEFETSQADNTHLPSELVLQESLSLTDDQTEEFILECSPSHTDESELACDFDPPHLPETYQSEPAKEHGTPPENIQQMDQSELQCERSPTRTEDQSE encoded by the exons ATGGCGGTG GAGTCTCCTGAAGTCGAGGATGACATGACCACAAACGAA ATAGCGGAGTGGGAGGAGCAACAGTTGGACGAGCCAGTGGATTTCAACAACTGCAAGATTGACCCAGCCCCTTTTCAGCTGGTGGAGCAGACGTCTCTGCATAAG ACTCACACCATATTCTCTCTGCTGGGGCTGGACCATGCCTATGTGACCAGTATTGGACGATTGGTGGGAGTCGTCTCCCTCAGGGAG CTTCGTAAGGCCATAGAAGGCTCAGTGACCGTGACAGGAGTGAAAGTTCGCCCCCCACTGGCCAGTTTCCGTGACAGCGGCAACAACACCACCAGCGTTTCGGAGGTGACAGAGCTACACAAGCTTTGGAACCGCCACAGAGAACTCTCATTACCACGGGAACCCACCCCGCCTGACCAATTGGACGATATATATCAGGAGAGTCCTGTCCACTTCACACAGGACCAATCAGATTTGGAGTTTGAAACCAGCCAAGCTGACAATACGCACCTGCCATCGGAATTGGTTCTTCAGGAAAGCCTCTCACTAACAGACGACCAAACAGAAGAGTTTATCTTAGAGTGCAGCCCTTCCCACACTGACGAATCAGAGCTGGCCtgtgattttgaccccccccaccTCCCTGAGACTTATCAATCGGAGCCGGCGAAGGAACATGGAACCCCGCCCGAGAACATACAGCAAATGGACCAATCAGAACTGCAGTGTGAGCGAAGTCCCACCCGCACTGAGGACCAATCGGAATGA